The proteins below come from a single Acidovorax sp. NCPPB 4044 genomic window:
- the purE gene encoding 5-(carboxyamino)imidazole ribonucleotide mutase, which translates to MKPIQIGVVMGSSSDWETMQHAVQILQQFDIAHEARVVSAHRMPDDMFAYAESAAQRGLKAIIAGAGGAAHLPGMLAAKTPVPVLGVPVASRHLQGVDSLHSIVQMPKGIPVATFAIGTAGAANAALFAVALLANEHPALRGRLEAFRREQTEAARAMALPPAAA; encoded by the coding sequence ATGAAACCCATCCAGATCGGTGTGGTCATGGGCTCCAGCAGCGACTGGGAGACCATGCAGCACGCAGTGCAGATTCTCCAGCAATTCGACATCGCCCACGAAGCGCGCGTGGTCTCGGCCCACCGCATGCCCGACGACATGTTCGCGTATGCCGAGTCCGCCGCACAGCGTGGCCTGAAGGCGATCATCGCGGGGGCCGGCGGCGCGGCCCACCTGCCGGGCATGCTCGCGGCCAAGACCCCCGTGCCGGTGCTCGGCGTGCCGGTGGCCAGCCGCCACCTGCAGGGCGTCGATTCGCTGCACAGCATCGTGCAGATGCCCAAGGGCATTCCCGTGGCCACCTTCGCGATCGGCACGGCCGGCGCGGCCAACGCGGCGCTCTTCGCCGTCGCCCTGCTGGCCAACGAACACCCGGCACTGCGCGGGCGTCTGGAGGCCTTCCGCCGCGAGCAGACCGAAGCGGCGCGCGCAATGGCGCTTCCGCCGGCGGCCGCATGA
- the trxA gene encoding thioredoxin, with the protein MIDVTVENFEAEVIAASMEVPVLVDFWAPWCGPCKSLGPILEKLETEYAGRFKLVKIDSDQEQQIAAMFGIRSIPTCVLLMNGQPVDGFMGAQPEGQVRAFLDKHVPSAEEALAEAEEEAAQEALEDGDTDTALEKLQHAVATDPANDDARFDYVKLLLQLGRVDDAKVAFAPVIAKAATSRKLGALKAWMDAIDFVAKDSMDPATSEGFDARIAANKRDFDARFGRARWLIAHQRWTDAMDELLEILMRDKAWNDEAARKTYVAVLEVIEPPRIKVAEGQIPPEDPVVATYRRRLSSVVLS; encoded by the coding sequence ATGATCGACGTCACCGTAGAGAATTTCGAAGCCGAAGTCATCGCCGCCTCCATGGAAGTCCCCGTGCTGGTGGACTTCTGGGCCCCGTGGTGCGGCCCGTGCAAATCGCTCGGCCCCATCCTGGAAAAGCTGGAGACCGAGTACGCGGGCCGCTTCAAGCTCGTGAAGATCGATTCCGACCAGGAGCAGCAGATCGCCGCGATGTTCGGCATCCGCAGCATTCCCACCTGCGTGCTTTTGATGAACGGCCAGCCGGTGGACGGCTTCATGGGCGCGCAGCCCGAGGGGCAGGTCCGGGCCTTCCTCGACAAGCACGTGCCGAGCGCCGAGGAAGCGCTGGCCGAGGCCGAGGAAGAGGCCGCGCAGGAGGCGCTCGAGGACGGCGACACCGACACGGCCCTCGAGAAGCTGCAGCACGCGGTGGCCACCGACCCGGCCAACGACGATGCGCGCTTCGACTACGTCAAGCTGCTGCTCCAGCTCGGCCGCGTGGACGATGCCAAGGTCGCCTTCGCTCCGGTCATCGCCAAGGCCGCCACGTCGCGCAAGCTTGGGGCCCTCAAGGCCTGGATGGATGCTATTGATTTTGTAGCAAAAGATTCAATGGATCCGGCGACATCAGAGGGGTTTGATGCCAGGATCGCGGCCAACAAGCGCGATTTCGATGCGCGCTTCGGACGCGCCCGCTGGCTCATCGCCCACCAGCGCTGGACGGATGCCATGGACGAGCTGCTCGAAATCCTCATGCGCGACAAGGCCTGGAACGATGAAGCCGCGCGCAAGACCTACGTGGCCGTGCTCGAAGTCATCGAGCCGCCCCGGATCAAGGTCGCCGAAGGCCAGATCCCGCCCGAAGACCCCGTCGTGGCCACCTACCGGCGGCGCCTCTCCAGCGTGGTGCTGAGCTGA